The proteins below come from a single Rosa rugosa chromosome 2, drRosRugo1.1, whole genome shotgun sequence genomic window:
- the LOC133728349 gene encoding cytochrome c oxidase assembly protein COX15-like, protein MFRSRVVALFVKGNHKALCSLRGTTPSRVLKEEPYRLFSTGITSKCLEKFRSLPKGHYVPSIRNMSTVASVGVESKEGLKLLVNGGPHAQKMVGIWLFCSASWVFSMVILGGITRLTRSGLSMTDWKFTGGLPPLSDGDWLLEFEKYKQSPEYKRVNKGMSIENFKFIYWMEYAHRMWGRALGIMFALPFSYFLHKGYITLPLGLRLSALFGLGAGQGLIGWWMVKSGLEEPASEYAQPRVSPYRLAAHLTSAFAIYCGLLWTGLSVMMPEPPSKSLAWVNGAAKVKRLALPVSLLVGVTAVSGAFVAGNDAGHAYNTFPKMGDTWIPEDVFDMKPLIRNFFENTSTVQLDHRILATTTLVSIGALWWSTRKFDTHPVVRSLIRTTLSMAALQVTLGVSTLLSYVPVELGTAHQAGALTLLTLMILLNHTVRKPSPFLLKSLPQASKKI, encoded by the exons ATGTTTCGGAGCCGAGTTGTAGCGTTGTTTGTGAAGGGCAATCACAAGGCTCTGTGCAGTCTGCGAGGAACAACCCCGTCTAGGGTGTTGAAGGAGGAGCCCTATAGATTATTCTCTACGGGGATCACAAGCAAATGCTTGGAGAAATTCCGCTCTTTGCCTAAG GGTCACTATGTGCCATCTATAAGGAATATGTCTACTGTGGCTTCTGTAGGTGTCGAAAGTAAGGAGGGATTGAAGCTTCTTGTAAATGGAGGACCACACGCTCAGAAAATGGTTGGCATTTGGCTTTTTTGCTCTGCTTCTTGGGTATTCAGTATGGTGATACTTGGCGGTATTACACGATTAACGCGATCAGGTCTTTCAATGACTGATTGGAAATTTACTGGGGGCCTCCCTCCTCTATCAGATGGGGACTGGTTGCTTGAGTTTGAGAAGTACAAGCAGTCCCCTGAATATAAACG TGTAAACAAAGGGATGAGTAttgaaaatttcaaatttatataCTGGATGGAATATGCACATCGTATGTGGGGAAGGGCATTGGGTATCATGTTCGCATTGCCATTCTCATATTTTCTTCATAAAGGGTATATCACCTTGCCACTTGGATTAAGACTCTCAGCACTCTTTGGCCTTGGTGCTGGGCAGGGTCTAATTGGCTGGTGGATGGTTAAAAGTGGTCTAGAG GAACCAGCATCTGAGTATGCTCAGCCAAGAGTAAGCCCTTACCGTCTTGCAGCTCATCTTACTTCAGCCTTTGCTATATACTGTGGACTTCTATGGACTGGTCTTTCTGTAATGATGCCTGAACCACCTTCTAAATCGCTAGCGTGGGTTAATGGGGCAGCAAAAGTAAAGAGACTCGCTCTTCCTGTCAGCTTGCTTGTTGGAGTTACTGCTGTCTCAGGAGCATTTGTTGCCGGGAATGATGCT GGGCATGCTTATAACACATTTCCAAAGATGGGAGACACATGGATCCCTGAGGATGTTTTTGACATGAAACCACTAATCCGGAACTTCTTTGAGAATACGTCTACTGTGCAG CTCGACCACCGAATCCTTGCAACCACAACTTTAGTTTCAATTGGCGCCCTGTGGTGGTCAACAAGGAAGTTTGACACACACCCAGTAGTTCGATCTTTGATCAGGACTACTCTTAGCATGGCTGCCCTTCAG GTCACACTTGGGGTATCCACACTTCTGTCCTATGTGCCTGTTGAGCTTGGGACCGCACATCAAGCTGGAGCTTTGACTCTTTTGACCTTAATGATCCTTCTGAATCACACGGTGCGCAAGCCATCACCTTTCCTTCTCAAATCTCTGCCTCaagcttccaagaaaatctag
- the LOC133728350 gene encoding oleosin: protein MEGRHQQQGLGQARGQGRHQQQASGTMVIVASVIALAIGGSLLGLMGLSFLASLTLLLVSSPLLLIFSPLLFFASLVFVGSLVGFAAAATMALTGVSALGWIFQEVGGQRLRGFGGGDMASRVKEQSKDWGRYLQQGGMGI from the coding sequence ATGGAGGGTCGTCATCAACAACAGGGTCTTGGTCAGGCTCGGGGTCAGGGTAGGCATCAACAGCAGGCATCTGGCACCATGGTGATTGTGGCATCCGTCATAGCCTTAGCCATTGGAGGGTCGCTTCTTGGCTTGATGGGGCTCAGCTTCTTGGCATCATTGACACTACTACTTGTCAGCTCGCCGCTCTTGTTGATCTTCAGTCCTCTCCTGTTTTTCGCCAGTTTGGTGTTTGTGGGATCACTTGTCGGGTTTGCTGCGGCTGCAACCATGGCTCTCACCGGCGTGTCGGCTCTCGGATGGATTTTTCAGGAGGTTGGAGGCCAAAGGCTTCGGGGTTTTGGCGGTGGCGACATGGCGAGTAGAGTTAAGGAACAAAGCAAGGATTGGGGTAGATATTTGCAGCAGGGCGGGATGGGGATATGA
- the LOC133734327 gene encoding F-box protein CPR1-like, translating into MSDYFPQEVITNILLRLPVKSLVICTSVCKSWGSMIKNSSFIRAHLSRTTNFNNLYGTHLLLLHGVSCRRYSRSFGHHQSIHGLIEEVYSLHYDNHVFDEYCEIGFQSPIADGGMCNECFRVVGVCNGLLFLADDLSHFGYNFIIWNPSIRKLVTLPKPGLRYQTVGGYNACHGFAFDAITNDYKVVRLVEDQRGDMDDSEDAVNQTFVEVYSLAAGSWSDPRFVDPQCKINIGSPQAFVNGALHWDACDLTSSSYRDFILAFDVSSELFREIMTPKSLDSDLQRVLTLQLSVSGDGKSLALFMTDPTGIKHNSFLDIWVMKEYSVQESWTKLVTLRPQGPVESLPKPLCFRKSGEVVLEIYHGRYRGEKARIELYSLDLASGQLKTLGISRYQYYTMDPYEESIVLLDRNDAVSC; encoded by the coding sequence ATGTCAGATTATTTTCCTCAGGAAGTCATAACCAATATCTTACTTAGACTACCCGTTAAATCTTTGGTCATATGCACCTCAGTCTGCAAGTCATGGGGGTCTATGATTAAGAACTCGAGCTTTATTCGAGCCCATCTCAGCCGCACAACCAACTTCAATAACCTTTATGGCACTCACCTCCTACTACTCCACGGGGTTTCTTGTAGAAGGTATAGCAGAAGCTTTGGCCACCACCAGTCCATCCACGGGCTGATAGAAGAGGTTTACTCTTTGCATTATGATAACCATGTTTTTGATGAGTACTGCGAGATAGGATTTCAATCTCCAATTGCTGATGGGGGAATGTGTAATGAGTGTTTCCGTGTGGTCGGCGTTTGTAATGGGCTGCTATTCCTTGCAGATGATTTATCGCATTTTGGTTACAACTTCATAATATGGAATCCGTCTATAAGAAAGTTGGTAACCCTTCCCAAGCCTGGCCTTAGATATCAGACTGTTGGTGGGTATAATGCTTGTCATGGGTTCGCATTTGATGCTATTACAAATGACTATAAGGTTGTGAGGCTTGTCGAGGATCAAAGGGGGGATATGGATGATAGTGAGGATGCTGTGAATCAAACATTTGTGGAGGTTTATTCATTAGCTGCAGGCTCATGGAGTGACCCTAGGTTTGTTGATCCCCAATGTAAAATAAATATAGGCTCACCCCAGGCTTTTGTTAATGGGGCTCTCCATTGGGATGCATGCGATTTGACAAGTAGCTCATATCGCGATTTTATACTGGCATTTGATGTGAGCAGTGAGTTATTCCGAGAGATAATGACGCCAAAGAGTTTGGACTCGGATTTACAAAGAGTCTTGACATTGCAATTGTCTGTTTCAGGAGATGGAAAATCCCTTGCTTTGTTCATGACAGATCCTACTGGTATAAAACACAATTCGTTTCTTGATATATGGGTGATGAAAGAGTATTCTGTGCAGGAGTCGTGGACCAAATTGGTTACTCTCCGTCCACAAGGTCCAGTAGAGAGTTTACCCAAACCATTATGTTTTAGGAAGAGTGGCGAAGTAGTGCTGGAAATATATCATGGCCGGTATCGAGGAGAAAAAGCTAGAATTGAATTATATTCACTAGATCTTGCAAGCGGGCAACTCAAGACTCTTGGGATTTCTAGATATCAATATTACACCATGGATCCTTACGAAGAGAGCATTGTCTTACTTGACAGGAATGATGCAGTTTCTTGCTGA